In uncultured Cohaesibacter sp., a genomic segment contains:
- a CDS encoding 3-oxoacid CoA-transferase subunit B has translation MDSKTLIASRVAQELKSGDLINLGIGLPTMVADFLPKDVEVFFQSENGIVGMSSLNDPNLQDEDLTDAGGSPISADPGACAFDSCMSFSLIRGGHLDVTVLGGLQVDEKGQLANWMVPGKMVPGMGGAMDLVAGAKRVIVAMTHTAKGSPKIVKECDLPLTALRRVDLIVTDLAVIEPTDDGLVLREVGPGVTVEQVLEATQATLIVPEIVGEMQVCH, from the coding sequence ATGGATAGCAAAACCCTGATTGCGAGCCGCGTTGCGCAAGAGCTCAAGAGCGGTGACTTGATCAATCTCGGCATCGGCTTGCCGACCATGGTGGCGGACTTTCTGCCCAAGGATGTCGAAGTCTTTTTCCAGTCGGAAAACGGTATCGTCGGCATGAGCAGCCTGAATGATCCCAATCTTCAGGATGAAGATCTGACTGATGCAGGTGGTAGCCCCATCAGTGCCGATCCCGGAGCATGTGCATTTGATTCCTGCATGTCCTTCAGCCTGATCCGTGGCGGTCACCTCGACGTGACCGTGCTTGGCGGTTTGCAGGTTGACGAGAAAGGCCAGTTGGCCAACTGGATGGTTCCGGGCAAGATGGTTCCCGGTATGGGCGGGGCAATGGACCTGGTGGCAGGCGCCAAGCGGGTCATTGTCGCAATGACACACACTGCCAAAGGCAGCCCCAAGATCGTCAAGGAATGCGATCTGCCTCTGACCGCACTGCGTCGGGTCGATCTGATCGTCACCGATCTGGCGGTGATCGAGCCGACGGATGACGGCCTTGTGCTTCGCGAGGTGGGGCCGGGTGTCACTGTCGAGCAGGTTCTTGAGGCTACGCAAGCAACGCTCATTGTGCCCGAGATTGTCGGTGAAATGCAGGTCTGTCACTAG
- a CDS encoding 3-oxoacid CoA-transferase subunit A, translating to MSNVISLEDAIAKIPDGAVLMIGGFMGVGTPPRLIDELVKQKKGNLTIIANDTARPGCGIGKLVEAGLVKKVITSHIGTNPLTQQKMIAGEIEVELVPQGTLAERIRAGGSGLGAVVTPTGVGTPAQDGQALIEIDGKTYILAKPLKADFALVNAKISDHLGNLTYNLTARNFNPLMAMAAETVIVEAQTLVPRGTLSPDVIATPHVLVDYLVAKERVNG from the coding sequence ATGTCAAACGTCATTTCCCTTGAGGACGCCATCGCGAAGATTCCCGATGGGGCTGTTCTCATGATCGGCGGGTTTATGGGAGTTGGAACTCCTCCACGCCTGATCGATGAACTGGTGAAACAGAAAAAAGGCAATCTGACCATCATTGCCAACGATACAGCCCGCCCCGGCTGCGGCATTGGTAAACTGGTAGAAGCTGGTCTGGTCAAGAAAGTGATTACCAGCCATATCGGCACCAATCCCTTGACGCAGCAAAAAATGATCGCCGGTGAGATTGAGGTCGAGCTCGTTCCGCAAGGCACTCTGGCCGAACGCATCCGGGCCGGCGGGTCAGGGCTGGGAGCCGTCGTAACACCGACCGGCGTCGGAACTCCAGCCCAAGACGGGCAGGCTCTGATCGAGATCGATGGGAAGACCTACATTCTGGCCAAGCCCCTGAAGGCGGATTTCGCATTGGTCAATGCCAAGATTTCCGACCATCTGGGCAACCTGACCTACAATCTGACGGCGCGCAATTTCAACCCATTGATGGCAATGGCAGCAGAGACCGTCATTGTTGAAGCCCAGACGCTTGTGCCGCGTGGTACGCTTTCTCCTGATGTGATCGCCACCCCTCATGTTCTGGTCGATTATCTCGTAGCCAAGGAGCGGGTCAATGGATAG
- a CDS encoding acyclic terpene utilization AtuA family protein translates to MKTIRIGSGAGYSGDRIEPAVELAEKGDIDYLVFECLAERTIAIAQRAKLNDPEKGYDPLLTERMQAVLPACKKNGVKIVTNMGAANPLSAARKTSEIAAQLGLGDLKIAAVSGDDVFEVLKASSVKITETGEPVSSMSNTIVSANAYVGAEPIAKALMDGADVVITGRVADPSMFLAPQIVEFGWALDDWDKLGKGTAVGHLLECGGQVTGGYYAEPGKKDIEGLGHLGFPIAEVSENGEIVITKIAEAGGSVTVDTCKEQILYEVHDPRSYLTPDVTADFSQITFEQIAKDRVKVGNVTGRERPATLKASVGYVDGYIGEGEMSYAGPGCVARGKLALEIVKERLQIGKVETSELRFDLIGVNAIHGDVLAPQPEPTEVRIRVAGRCDTMKEAVKIGNEVETLYTNGPASGGGAGKSAKQVVAMLSALLPRDFVVPSVQFIED, encoded by the coding sequence ATGAAGACCATTCGTATTGGATCCGGTGCCGGTTACTCCGGTGACCGTATCGAACCTGCCGTCGAATTGGCAGAAAAGGGAGACATCGACTATCTCGTCTTCGAATGCCTCGCCGAACGGACAATTGCGATTGCCCAGAGAGCAAAATTGAATGATCCGGAAAAAGGCTATGACCCTCTTCTGACCGAACGTATGCAGGCGGTTCTCCCCGCCTGCAAGAAGAACGGCGTCAAGATCGTTACCAATATGGGCGCTGCGAACCCGCTCTCGGCAGCCAGAAAAACCAGCGAAATTGCTGCTCAGCTGGGCCTTGGCGATTTGAAAATCGCAGCTGTTTCCGGTGACGATGTTTTTGAAGTGCTGAAAGCCAGCAGCGTAAAAATCACGGAAACCGGAGAGCCGGTTTCCTCGATGTCGAACACCATCGTCTCCGCCAATGCCTATGTCGGGGCAGAGCCAATTGCAAAGGCCCTGATGGACGGCGCTGATGTTGTTATCACGGGTCGCGTTGCCGATCCGTCCATGTTCCTGGCTCCACAGATTGTCGAATTCGGCTGGGCTCTGGATGACTGGGACAAGCTGGGCAAAGGCACTGCAGTTGGCCATCTGCTCGAATGTGGTGGTCAGGTCACCGGCGGCTACTATGCTGAACCCGGCAAGAAGGACATCGAGGGGCTTGGCCATCTTGGCTTCCCTATTGCGGAAGTGAGCGAAAATGGTGAAATCGTTATCACCAAGATTGCCGAAGCTGGCGGCTCTGTCACCGTTGATACCTGCAAAGAGCAGATCCTGTATGAAGTGCATGATCCTCGCAGCTATCTGACCCCGGACGTGACCGCAGACTTCTCGCAAATCACCTTCGAGCAGATCGCCAAGGATCGGGTCAAGGTTGGCAATGTGACCGGGCGTGAAAGACCTGCAACTCTGAAGGCGTCTGTTGGCTATGTCGATGGCTATATCGGCGAAGGCGAAATGTCCTATGCGGGACCGGGCTGCGTCGCTCGGGGCAAACTGGCCCTGGAAATCGTCAAGGAAAGATTGCAAATCGGCAAAGTCGAGACCAGTGAGCTGAGATTCGATCTGATCGGGGTCAATGCCATCCACGGTGATGTGCTGGCGCCCCAGCCAGAGCCGACGGAAGTGCGCATTCGGGTCGCCGGGCGCTGCGATACCATGAAAGAAGCGGTCAAGATCGGTAATGAGGTCGAAACCCTCTATACCAACGGTCCGGCCAGTGGTGGTGGTGCAGGCAAATCTGCCAAGCAGGTTGTTGCCATGTTGTCGGCGCTTCTGCCGCGCGACTTTGTTGTCCCTTCCGTCCAGTTTATCGAGGATTGA